A window from Malaclemys terrapin pileata isolate rMalTer1 chromosome 18, rMalTer1.hap1, whole genome shotgun sequence encodes these proteins:
- the LOC128825731 gene encoding 3 beta-hydroxysteroid dehydrogenase type 7-like isoform X2, translating into MGEALVYLVTGGSGFIGEHIVELLCKEDYVSEVRVFDSVAGEEVKKFATGTENVLKACCTLSVPYVVYTSSIAAVGPNTRQEPMLRGTEDTKYSGEVELPYGKTKAMAEKLVLEANGKELSNGGKLATCIICPNTIYGEKYLVLKDSHTVAKAKGGVLDYLEPEDTERNCTYVGNVAWMHVLAARNLQLKPDVLAGQVYYSYDDTPTRKGFLVRYQLLSGMDPSIRLGSRIPYWKVWLQIYVYRIIRILLYPFWKPQPFLNLPLLNTITTTFSYETDKAFRHFGYTPLYSWGESKRRTTEWLKSATKNSRSHQHHGKET; encoded by the exons ATGGGTGAAGCGCTGGTATACCTGGTGACAGGAGGAAGTGGTTTCATTGGGGAGCACATTGTGGAGCTGCTGTGCAAGGAGGACTATGTCAGTGAAGTCCGGGTCTTTGACTCAGTGGCAGGCGAGGAAGTGAAGAAGTTTGCCACAG GTACTGAAAATGTGCTGAAGGCCTGCTGCACCCTGAGCGTCCCATATGTTGTCTATACAAGCTCCATTGCTGCCGTGGGACCCAACACTCGACAAGAACCCATGCTGAG AGGAACAGAAGACACCAAGTACAGTGGGGAAGTGGAACTGCCTTATGGGAAGACTAAGGCCATGGCAGAAAAATTGGtacttgaagccaatggaaaagaG CTAAGCAATGGTGGCAAACTTGCAACATGCATCATCTGTCCAAATACAATTTATGGGGAGAAGTATCTGGTTCTAAAGGACTCGCATACCGTGGCCAAAGCCAAAGGAGGTGTATTGGACTACCTGGAACCCGAAGATACAGAACGTAATTGCACGTACGTAG GGAATGTTGCATGGATGCATGTGCTTGCAGCCCGGAACTTGCAGCTGAAACCAGACGTACTTGCTGGGCAGGTGTATTATTCCTACGATGACACCCCAACGAGGAAGGGCTTCCTAGTGAGATATCAGCTGTTGTCAGGGATGGACCCCTCAATAAGGCTGGGCTCACGCATACCTTACTGGAAGGTATGGTTACAAATATACGTTTATAGGATAATCAGGATCCTTTTGTACCCCTTTTGGAAACCACAGCCCTTCCTAAACTTGCCTCTGCTGAATACAATAACCACCACCTTCTCCTATGAGACAGACAAAGCCTTCAGGCATTTCGGGTACACCCCCCTCTACAGCTGGGGAGAGAGTAAACGCCGAACTACAGAGTGGTTAAAGTCAGCTACAAAGAACTCGAGATCCCATCAGCACCACGGGAAGGAGACCTAG
- the LOC128825731 gene encoding 3 beta-hydroxysteroid dehydrogenase type 7-like isoform X1 codes for MGEALVYLVTGGSGFIGEHIVELLCKEDYVSEVRVFDSVAGEEVKKFATATTCVTVMKGDIRDYALLLSAMRGVHVVIHTAAIVDYTDTVPFREMKAVNVAGTENVLKACCTLSVPYVVYTSSIAAVGPNTRQEPMLRGTEDTKYSGEVELPYGKTKAMAEKLVLEANGKELSNGGKLATCIICPNTIYGEKYLVLKDSHTVAKAKGGVLDYLEPEDTERNCTYVGNVAWMHVLAARNLQLKPDVLAGQVYYSYDDTPTRKGFLVRYQLLSGMDPSIRLGSRIPYWKVWLQIYVYRIIRILLYPFWKPQPFLNLPLLNTITTTFSYETDKAFRHFGYTPLYSWGESKRRTTEWLKSATKNSRSHQHHGKET; via the exons ATGGGTGAAGCGCTGGTATACCTGGTGACAGGAGGAAGTGGTTTCATTGGGGAGCACATTGTGGAGCTGCTGTGCAAGGAGGACTATGTCAGTGAAGTCCGGGTCTTTGACTCAGTGGCAGGCGAGGAAGTGAAGAAGTTTGCCACAG CTACCACTTGTGTGACAGTGATGAAAGGAGACATCCGAGACTACGCTCTGCTCCTCTCTGCCATGCGGGGAGTCCATGTGGTTATTCACACAGCTGCTATTGTGGACTACACAGATACTGTACCCTTTCGGGAAATGAAAGCTGTCAATGTTGCTG GTACTGAAAATGTGCTGAAGGCCTGCTGCACCCTGAGCGTCCCATATGTTGTCTATACAAGCTCCATTGCTGCCGTGGGACCCAACACTCGACAAGAACCCATGCTGAG AGGAACAGAAGACACCAAGTACAGTGGGGAAGTGGAACTGCCTTATGGGAAGACTAAGGCCATGGCAGAAAAATTGGtacttgaagccaatggaaaagaG CTAAGCAATGGTGGCAAACTTGCAACATGCATCATCTGTCCAAATACAATTTATGGGGAGAAGTATCTGGTTCTAAAGGACTCGCATACCGTGGCCAAAGCCAAAGGAGGTGTATTGGACTACCTGGAACCCGAAGATACAGAACGTAATTGCACGTACGTAG GGAATGTTGCATGGATGCATGTGCTTGCAGCCCGGAACTTGCAGCTGAAACCAGACGTACTTGCTGGGCAGGTGTATTATTCCTACGATGACACCCCAACGAGGAAGGGCTTCCTAGTGAGATATCAGCTGTTGTCAGGGATGGACCCCTCAATAAGGCTGGGCTCACGCATACCTTACTGGAAGGTATGGTTACAAATATACGTTTATAGGATAATCAGGATCCTTTTGTACCCCTTTTGGAAACCACAGCCCTTCCTAAACTTGCCTCTGCTGAATACAATAACCACCACCTTCTCCTATGAGACAGACAAAGCCTTCAGGCATTTCGGGTACACCCCCCTCTACAGCTGGGGAGAGAGTAAACGCCGAACTACAGAGTGGTTAAAGTCAGCTACAAAGAACTCGAGATCCCATCAGCACCACGGGAAGGAGACCTAG